The stretch of DNA GCAAGTATACATAAGACGATTTGTGCTGCTAcatgagaaagaaaattattaatttattataattataaaattcaagaaaatactgTTAATTGTCTTAAAATCCAAAGataaaaatccacagtaatatatatatatatatatatatatatatatatatatatatatatatatatacatatatactgatagatatatacagtagacagatagatatttagatagatgtatagatatTGCAAGGACCAGAAGAATGtataatctatatacagtatCATAGTGGATATCTTcgaccaattattattattatattattattattattattattattattattattattattattattattattattattatcttacccTCTTTGGAGCCTTGATAGTGAGAACACCGTCCTTGGAGAGAGCAGTGGAGACGAGGTCGATGTTGGCCACCTGTGGCAGGGTGAATTCCTTGTAGAAGGATTTCGACGACATTGAAGAACCATCTTCGGATTTCTGCAAGAGAATTAACACGATAAGCAAAAGACCCCCCAAAATAAcacagacaacaaataaaaaacttccaGAGAAATAGTAGTAAAACTGACACAATGATCATTATGAACTACGTAAGAAAAAGTATCACAAACTGACAGAACATATTTTTGAAGTTTGCGGGGGAAGGGAGTCTTTTCAGTTAACTAGCCTCTAATTTCATTCTTTATCCTTGAATTTCATAAAGAAGCCTTCAGGCTTCACTGGGCATTTAGAGATATCGCGAATAATactaaataccatttttaaaccagtgctaatttatctatttttgaaCTTAAGGTTGCACCGCAAATTGTATGCCATCTCAATATAATTGATACAAAAATCATCTCCCTTTCTGTTTATCAAGCAGTCATTTAGATGAAACCAAAAAAGGACAAGTGAAAGCAAAAAATACCGTGCAGGACTTACGATGAAAATTTGACCTCTCTTTTTCCAGCAGCATCGCGACCAAAATCAACAACGCGATTTAATTTTTCTCCCCCGTCCCATTGCCtactttaattaaaagaaaaatagtaaagaacTCGAATTACCTTTTCGTATTTCCCTTCTACGACCACTCTGTCGTCAACTACACGCACTTGCAACTCGTTGGGGTTGAAGTCTTTCACGTCCATGACagcctgagaagaagaagaagatcgttATTGTTGTGCCAGCAAGGGATCGTACTCCTACGAACAGCTCACATTATTTTCACCGTTAGCATAAACGAAATGGATAATATATCTCTCAAGGGGAACTCACCGAAAAGTTGCCATCCTTCTCTGTGATCTGGAGAGCCTGGGACGCGTAGAGGTCCTCATCGATTTTGCTGGATCTGATTTTGCTGTAGAGATCACGGCAGGCTACTCGGGACCCGCCGTCGACCTGTGATGTTGAAAAGAACGTACGTCTAAATCTTGGCTGATTTATTTTGAGTAGTTAATGGCGTCAGTTAGAACACAACTTAAGAACACTACTCAGACCTGCTTAGAGCATTTTACAGGGTACTGAACAGTTAAAGTGAAGCCAGACCTTTTTACACCTAGGGAAGGAAAACTGTATATAATTTCATGtaggatgtttattttttttctccttttttgagAATAATGAAGCATGCTTGCTAAACTGTCCGCCTAGCAAAGATAATATAGAAACATTCGgcggataaataaataaatcaatgaataactaaaaaaataaataagtaaataaatgaaatataaacagcaATTTAACAGTATCCGGCAGACGAACTGAAAGTGGAGAGTTTTGGCTGACCTTGAGACCCTGGTCGTCAAACTTGTCGAGGATACTCTGCATGGCCTTGTCGAACTCCTCCCATGACTCCTTGAAGAAGGAGTCGTCCAGGAAGGACTCGCGTTTGACGATGCTCAGGGACTTGGAGGATGACATTATGGACGATTTGAATCCTGtgggaaaacagaagaattaagaaaaattagaatGACTGATGCTGGCGTCAGGACGACGGAACATAAGACTGTTGCTAAGCGAATATTTACGACTGGGCAGTATGATATTTCAGTGACAAAAAGACGAAGAGACGGATACATGAAGACAGAGAGGATAAACAGATATAGACaggaaaacaaatgtaataaaaaactgCAGTAATATGCAAAATCAAACACCGTATTCAACTACAgcttaacaacaaagaaaaaaggtCTCTAGCAAAGAAAGTAGCtacttaacaaaaacaaaataattacacaacaacaaataaagtaaagaataagaaagtacagtcaagtaaaaaatacgaactaatgaaaaaaaaaaaaaaaaaaaaaaaagaagcgagcCCGCTTAGCAACTCTAACAAGGGGGGGATTTGAGAACGCCTGCCAGAAACGCTGAAATGTATCCTCGTCACCTTCGAGTGAATAAGGAGAAAGCAATGTGGGTTCCGGCCATCATCATTTTCCTTGTAgcggtgatggtgatgatgataatgaaaatagtgATGAAAATGCACCTTTCATAGGAGACTTTtggaaaaaatacatgaaattcctgcatatttataacaaaattccaTTGTACACTATATACCCTTTCGAGGTGGAGGCTCCAGAAGGCACTACCCCTCAAACTGTAAGCAAGAATTTTGGGGTACAGTTGCTAACCCATGCTCATCTCCACCCTAACTACAATCCACCACAATCGACTAACTAccgaataattaataaaatccaCTTTTGATGGAAGTTTATATAACAAAATTCCTAAACTCCtgcatatttataacaaaattccaCTGTACACTATATACCCAATCAAGATGGGGGATCCAGAAGGAACTACCCCTCAAGCTGTTAGCAAGAATTTTTGGGTACAGTTGATAAACCCCCCATGCCCATCTCCACCCTAACTACAATCCATCACAATCGACTAACTACTAAATAACCAATTCATTACGCAGATCAGCAGAGATACAGGAATTTTGGAGTAAAGTTGATAAACGCATGCCCTTTACCATCCATGCTGCAATCTACCACAATCGACTGGCTACCATatgcataattcactgcttaagcCAATATGACGTATAATGAATTTCATGAATGGATAGAGAATCGAATAGGACCAATCACTATGAGGCAGGCATCATAACCACTAGACCACGGGTGagagtgaataaatatatatatatatatatatatatatatatatatatatatatatatatatatatatatatatatacggctgaTGCAGGTCATGGTACGCCATAACAAGACCGTCTCTGccaacgctttttttttattttttgacacgGATCAATCGTTGTCGTGTGACGCCAAAATATCAACATCTCTAAACAATTTCTGCCAGCAGTATAACTGAAATATAGAAGACATTAAATATGACAAATGtataaatggtaataaatgtCATTTATACCAACACTGATAATTTTCTGATTATGaacggtattaaaaaaaaacaaatatatatatatatatatatatatatatatatatatatatatatatatatatatatatcataaaggaataaaattattcTGATGTTACTTCTTCCCCAATAGTAATCTGAGAGGCGATGTCACTCTCCGAGACTTGAGAACTCGCTAATGAGCAAAtcaaagttttcataattttttttatttgcttctgtgCGTTTCTCAAATGAATTCACGTTCATCTCTTGACTTTTTAAAACTACATAGGACTGACAACTTACGCGCAGACACAATATAGCATAAATATGATTTCTTTCGGCCCGTTTTCGGAAGACGGTTTGAAGACAACATTTAGGCCCTGTAGGCTTAGTAAACCAGAATTCTAAACAAGGCTTCTTAAACAGTGACTCATCGACATCTGCTCTTACGAGTTGGTATATATCCCAGGTCAagctacaacaacagcaacatcaatgCTTATACATAATACGGTTcgaaaaccattaaaataaaataatttatagttTAATCTGACATGGTACTATCACGGGGTCTTGCTCCTTGCGCAGCTAGCGGGAAACATGAGAAAAGAACACGGGAAGGAAGTAAACACTTCATCCCTTTGATTTCAGTCTTTTATCCAAATAATCAGCTTCTGTGGCATACGAACAACAGAATTCCCCTAGTCAGATCATCCAGAACACTGCCAACAGCTCAGAAAAAGATCTGcagagcgataaaaaaaaaaaactttctgtacTTAGCACGGTGGGTCACCAACTGCTGCAGTTGAGCATTCGTCTGCGCTTGCATGTAGGATCATATGCATCTAGTGCGATGCATGACGTGAATAAGAACATAACTATTTCATGAACACGACAATACAATGAGTCAACGGGGATTTGGCTGTACTAAGTGTCATCTTTGCCAAgatcattctctctgtctctctctctctctctctctcttcccagatcAAAGATTTATGCATTCTTATGTGCATAAATATAACACTTGCTTGGACGCAAACGCATAAAAATGAGTGATTTAATGGCCCCCACACAGTGCGACATCAAACTGTCACTTGGGCTTAGGATATCCtaattaaacactgagaaactAGCAGCCAAATCACACAATTTACAAAGCTACGTAACCGGTCATATCATTAACTCGTAAATGTTCTAAGTTTATACAATCGCGTATGTCCAGGCAAATTACTCCTAATACAAAGAAAACGGGTCACCTTAAATGCCCTTAATTAACGACGCCAGTTACCAGTCCAGTTTAGGAAACTTCGATCGGCGCCACGTCTCAGGTCATGACAGCAGAGCAGCTGTGAGCAGTGCAGTAGTTTCGCCCATTTCTAAAAGTGACAAACACCTGCCACTCGTGAGGGGAAGGTGAGAAATCAAGCCCCCTTTGTGCGCCCGAGCTGTTCCTCGAAAAGAAGGCTATCATCTTCGCAGATCGATTGAAGGTCTGTGACCCCAGAGAAAGGTATATTTACTTACATCAAAGGGGGTAAGTAATACGCTTgaatgtgcaattttttttttttaatgcagtagCCGACGAAGTGACGTGCAATCTATTGTTCGTGTATAGCTTTTGCCAAATGTTTACAGTTAGATAGGAGACGGCAATATAACTGGTTGCTGGCAGTATATTTAATTTAGCGATAAGTGTGTTGTTTCATGGTACTAAATtatcaacacagagagagagagagagagagagagagagagagagagagagagagagagagagagagaggcgtgtaaACGAATTGCTGCAATCAGCCATCCATTACCAAGATAAAATTCGTAATTTAAAGCATTTGGGGACAGTAACACCATCCATG from Macrobrachium rosenbergii isolate ZJJX-2024 chromosome 51, ASM4041242v1, whole genome shotgun sequence encodes:
- the LOC136833166 gene encoding protein lethal(2)essential for life-like isoform X2 translates to MSSFGFKSSIMSSSKSLSIVKRESFLDDSFFKESWEEFDKAMQSILDKFDDQGLKVDGGSRVACRDLYSKIRSSKIDEDLYASQALQITEKDGNFSAVMDVKDFNPNELQVRVVDDRVVVEGKYEKKSEDGSSMSSKSFYKEFTLPQVANIDLVSTALSKDGVLTIKAPKREGDAPNPSGAVTQSSSSVQQSSSFQQSSSASATSSSSMTSTKKVSMSSSSTSSFSSSSSSTFSSNISSSKMGGMESLEDMAKDMKDRLVFSHESVNLKLPEQ
- the LOC136833166 gene encoding protein lethal(2)essential for life-like isoform X1, whose amino-acid sequence is MHTPIPGRLCLLITRASSVSDLTGLRRRASLLCHLPTSAGFKSSIMSSSKSLSIVKRESFLDDSFFKESWEEFDKAMQSILDKFDDQGLKVDGGSRVACRDLYSKIRSSKIDEDLYASQALQITEKDGNFSAVMDVKDFNPNELQVRVVDDRVVVEGKYEKKSEDGSSMSSKSFYKEFTLPQVANIDLVSTALSKDGVLTIKAPKREGDAPNPSGAVTQSSSSVQQSSSFQQSSSASATSSSSMTSTKKVSMSSSSTSSFSSSSSSTFSSNISSSKMGGMESLEDMAKDMKDRLVFSHESVNLKLPEQ